In Xenopus tropicalis strain Nigerian chromosome 5, UCB_Xtro_10.0, whole genome shotgun sequence, one genomic interval encodes:
- the gpr119 gene encoding glucose-dependent insulinotropic receptor has translation MSSVFYAVLHLILSILIPVANIVVIVILSKLIKKKCCKSYVFILNLAAADLLVGLMCILEALDDLLDGDFDSNLFFCLLRLCFTVTPCIASMLTLLLISLDRYLAVKLPLYYANIMSTKSICALITLIWVVSFFVGYMPLISPSLQQNDYKGICGLFYAAKNEYLYILCFIVFLPALLTMICLHTAVGRIAYLHHVRIQRSQVVGGLPSNPAAHSSHFKAARTVLIVIICFIISWGPYYITGIIQATCQSCKLVDLMKDILFALGELNSLLNPIIYTFYCTEIRTYLYKYLVCKRRKVKPQTLAVVHFSNIRQALDEEALAAQEDRDPGVTIFMGPTDYRMEASGSFIDSNGSSLQEQPVYRIL, from the coding sequence ATGTCCAGCGTCTTCTATGCTGTTCTCCACCTCATTCTGAGCATCCTGATCCCAGTGGCCAACATTGTGGTGATAGTGATCCTCTCCAAGCTGATCAAGAAGAAGTGCTGCAAGAGCTACGTGTTCATCCTGAACCTGGCGGCCGCCGACCTGCTGGTGGGACTCATGTGCATCCTGGAGGCGCTGGATGACCTGCTGGACGGGGACTTTGACAGCAACTTGTTCTTCTGCCTCCTGCGCTTGTGCTTCACTGTCACCCCGTGTATCGCCTCCATGCTCACCCTGCTCTTGATTTCGCTCGATCGCTACTTGGCCGTCAAACTGCCGCTATATTACGCCAATATCATGAGCACCAAATCCATTTGCGCACTTATAACGCTGATTTGGGTGGTTTCCTTCTTCGTTGGGTACATGCCCCTGATCTCGCCTTCGCTGCAACAGAACGATTACAAAGGGATTTGTGGGCTCTTCTATGCGGCCAAGAACGAATACCTGTACATTCTGTGCTTCATCGTGTTCCTGCCCGCCCTGCTCACTATGATCTGCCTGCACACGGCCGTGGGGAGAATCGCCTATCTGCACCATGTCCGTATCCAGAGGAGCCAGGTGGTCGGGGGGCTCCCTAGCAACCCAGCGGCGCACTCGTCCCACTTCAAAGCAGCCAGGACTGTTCTCATAGTCATCATCTGCTTCATCATATCTTGGGGGCCCTACTACATCACAGGGATCATCCAAGCAACCTGCCAAAGCTGCAAACTGGTGGACCTCATGAAAGACATTCTGTTTGCTTTGGGGGAGCTCAACTCCCTCCTGAACCCCATCATTTACACGTTCTACTGCACCGAGATAAGAACTTATTTGTACAAATATCTGGTGTGCAAGAGGCGGAAGGTGAAGCCCCAAACTTTAGCCGTGGTCCATTTTTCTAACATAAGGCAGGCCTTGGATGAAGAAGCCCTTGCTGCCCAGGAAGATCGGGATCCTGGGGTGACTATATTCATGGGTCCCACTGATTATCGGATGGAAGCATCGGGCAGTTTTATAGACAGTAATGGCTCTTCATTGCAAGAGCAGCCAGTGTACAGGATCCTGTAA
- the selenot gene encoding thioredoxin reductase-like selenoprotein T precursor (UGA stop codon recoded as selenocysteine), which translates to MARSSGPLCLLLLGGLVAGILSGASADGNGLPSKKLKMQYTAGPLLKFQICVSUGYRRVFEDYMRVISQRYPDIRIEGENYLPHPIYRNIASFLSVFKLVLIGLIIAGKDPFAFFGMQAPSVWQWGQENKVYACMMVFFVSNMIENQCMSTGAFEITLNDVPVWSKLESGHLPSVQQLVQIIDNEMKLNVHMDAIPHHHRS; encoded by the exons ATGGCGAGGAGCTCGGGCCCGTTGTGTCTACTGCTGCTCGGCGGACTTGTTGCCGGTATCCTGAGCGGGGCCTCAGCGGACGGTAATGGGCTGCCGAGCAAAAAGCTAAAGATGCAGTATACTGCTGGGCCGCTGCTCAAGTTCCAGATCTG TGTTTCCTGAGGTTATCGGCGGGTGTTTGAGGATTACATGCGGGTTATTAGCCAGCGGTACCCAGACATTCGTATAGAAGGAGAGAACTATCTTCCTCATCCCATTTATAG GAACATTGCATCTTTCTTGTCAGTCTTCAAGCTAGTATTAATAGGATTAATAATTGCTGGTAAAGATCCATTTGCGTTCTTCGGCATGCAAGCTCCAAGTGTTTGGCAGTGGGGACAAGAAAACAAG GTTTATGCTTGCATGATGGTTTTTTTTGTAAGCAACATGATTGAGAACCAGTGCATGTCCACAGGAGCCTTTGAGATCACTCTGAATG ATGTACCCGTGTGGTCAAAGCTGGAGTCTGGGCACCTTCCATCCGTGCAGCAACTTGTCCAAATAATTGATAACGAAATGAAGTTAAATGTTCACATGGATGCAATTCCTCACCACCATCGCTCGTAG